The sequence below is a genomic window from Calditrichota bacterium.
GCACCTTCCGTACGTCTTCAATAAAAGTGTTCAATTCGCCGGTAAAGGTATCGGCAGCCTTGCGGATTAAATCCTGCTGGACGTTTTTTAATTGTTCTTCTGTGGGAAACGCATGCGGGGCAATGTCAAATTTTTCCCGGGCTTTTTCTTCAATTTCATCCGGATCAAAGGCATTTAAAAGCTCATGCACAACTTGATTGATGGTTTTGCCGCCCGCTTTTTCCCTGAACTGTTCCTTCTCTTTCTCGGTGATCTGTTTTTCCAGCCGTGCCAGGCGGTTGGCTAAAGAGAGCATCACATCTTCGTTTTGCCCGGCGCCCATCATTACCGCATTGAGCAAATCTTTCAGCGGCACAGATTTTTTTCGCTCCAGGGGACGACTATCGGTTTTCAGGCTTTTGGTCACGCCCACGGCGTCAATAATCACAAAATGCGTTTTTGAAGACGTAGCCGAAGGGGTTACTTTTTTCAAGTCGTCATATTCCAGCGTTCGCGTACCCCTGCCTTTCATCTGTTCAAAATAATTGCGGCTTTTCACATCCCGCATGAAAATCAAGCACTCGATTGGCTTCACGTCCGTACCGGTGGCAATCATGTCCACCGTCACGGCAATACGCGGATAATAATCGTTACGGAACTGGGCTAATACCGATTTGGGATCTTCTTTGGAATTGTACGTCACTTTTTTGCAGAAGGCATTGCCTTCGCCAAATTCCTCCCGTACGATTTGAATGATGTCATCGGCATGGCTGTCGGTTTTAGCGAAAATTAGTGTTTTGGGGACTTCCTTTCTGCCGGGAAATATTTCCGGCAGGCGTTCTTTAAAGGCGCGAATCACATTGCGAATCTGGCTGGGATTAACAAAATCCTGGTCTAATTGTCTGGCGGTATATTCCACCGGTTCGTCCAATAGTTCCCAGCGTTTTCGGCGACTGAGCCGTTCCCGTTTTTCCACATACTCCTTTGCGCGAATCCTTGCTCCGTTTTTGGTGATTTCCGTTTCAATAACATACACATCATACCCCACATTCACGCCATCGGCTACCGCCTGATCGTGGGAATATTCGCTCACCACATTTTCATTGAAAAAAGCGAATGTCCGCTTATCCGGTGTGGCGGTCAGACCGATCAGAAAAGAATCGAAATAATCCAGAACCTGTTTCCATAAATTGTAAATGGAACGATGGCATTCATCGATGACGATGAAATCAAAAAATTCAATGGGGATCTTTTCGTTGTAAACCACCGGAACAGGCTCTTTGGGAATCCATCCTTCGTTGGGATTTTTCTCTTCGGCTTCTTCCGGTAATTCTTCGTCTTTCAAAATGGAATAAAGGCGCTGAATGGTGCTGATGCAAACCTGACTATCCGTAGCCACGTAACGGGAACGCAGCCGCTGCACATTGTACAGTTCTACAAATTTTCGATTGTCGTCATTGGGAAGGTAAGCCATAAATTCCTGTTCAGCCTGCTGACCTAAATTTCTGGTATCTACCAGAAATAAAATTCTTTCGGCATGGGCATATTTAAGCAAGCGGTAGATGGAAGTGATAGCCGTAAATGTTTTTCCGGCACCGGTTGCCATCTGAATTAATGCCCGCGGTCGATTTCCTTTAAATGATTTTTCCAAATTTCGAATCGCAGTAACCTGGCAATCGCGCAATCCTGTTGGATCTAAATCCGGCAAATCAAGAAGCCTCGCTCGCAGTGATTTTCCCTGTTTCAGCCAACGGAGAAGCGATTCCGGGCGGTGAAAGCTGAATACTAAGTGTGAACGTGGTTTGGGATCACGCAAGTCGGTAAAGCGCGTGACTTCTCCGGTGCTTTCATAAACATAAGGAAGACGGTTATTGTTAACGTATTTTAATTTGCTTTTAGCGTAAAATTCTGCCTGTTCTTCGTGAACTGTGAGTCGGTGACCTTCTTCTTCGCGTTTTGCTTCAACAATGCCTGCCGGTTTTCTATTAACAAATAAAACATAGTCAGCCGGGCCCACATCCGTAGGGTATTCGCGTACGGCAATTCCTAACGATTTACTAAAATCAATATTTTCCTTATCCTGAACATCCCAACCGCAAAGTCGGAGCATTTGATCGATTTTATCTCTTGCCTTTTGCTCTGGGCGTTGATTATTAACCACTGTTTTGCAATCCTTTGTATTATATAAGCATAATTGTTGAACTAAGCCGCTGGAACAAGTGTCTGATAAATTTTACTTACAATCTGACGTACTCGGTTTAGCAAACAATCGTAAATTGGGGGTTGTTTTTAGTGTTTACAACCTCACACATTCACCAGTCCTCACACTAGCCCACTCTCTAAGCGACTGTGCAACCCACAAGTTCATCTCATCGTCTTGTTGCTCTATTATTTCTGTAATCTCACCAAATGATATCACATTATCCTTAACCGCTTCTTTTGTTGGATTGAACATGTACAACCTGAATTTCATAATTTACTTTAATGATATCTATCGTCTCATCCGGTTTCAAAACAATAAGTCCCATTTCTCGGAGTTTTACAAACAAACACCTGTACTTCTTTTTGTATCCGGTCGCTGCGCAGAATTCCCTTAAACCACGAAGCAGTTTTACGACGCCAATTCCCTTTGCTCGTTGCAAATACCAATCTTATTTTCTCCTTCTTGATCTATATCTGTTTTAAATTCTACGAATATCACAGTGGCACTATTCATACATTTTTTGAAAAGCTCATCAATTCGATTTATTGCCTTCATATTACAACGTAGCTGCCTAATTATTAGCTATACACATTCTTATATTTAATATAAAAATTTCTTCTTACAAAGCAAAAATGAAGGACAAATGTTTTGAGATACTTTTTCAACTTTCTCTCTGTCTGACTTAAGGCAAAAAATCAACTGCTTTAAATAATTTGTAAACTCCAGCTTTACGCCTCACGGTAACAAACAAACATTCCGGAATGACGGTTCGGTAGGTTTTTTCAATGATTTCGGTTTACAGAAGGGATAGCGATTTTGAAAGGCGGCGG
It includes:
- a CDS encoding DEAD/DEAH box helicase family protein, encoding MVNNQRPEQKARDKIDQMLRLCGWDVQDKENIDFSKSLGIAVREYPTDVGPADYVLFVNRKPAGIVEAKREEEGHRLTVHEEQAEFYAKSKLKYVNNNRLPYVYESTGEVTRFTDLRDPKPRSHLVFSFHRPESLLRWLKQGKSLRARLLDLPDLDPTGLRDCQVTAIRNLEKSFKGNRPRALIQMATGAGKTFTAITSIYRLLKYAHAERILFLVDTRNLGQQAEQEFMAYLPNDDNRKFVELYNVQRLRSRYVATDSQVCISTIQRLYSILKDEELPEEAEEKNPNEGWIPKEPVPVVYNEKIPIEFFDFIVIDECHRSIYNLWKQVLDYFDSFLIGLTATPDKRTFAFFNENVVSEYSHDQAVADGVNVGYDVYVIETEITKNGARIRAKEYVEKRERLSRRKRWELLDEPVEYTARQLDQDFVNPSQIRNVIRAFKERLPEIFPGRKEVPKTLIFAKTDSHADDIIQIVREEFGEGNAFCKKVTYNSKEDPKSVLAQFRNDYYPRIAVTVDMIATGTDVKPIECLIFMRDVKSRNYFEQMKGRGTRTLEYDDLKKVTPSATSSKTHFVIIDAVGVTKSLKTDSRPLERKKSVPLKDLLNAVMMGAGQNEDVMLSLANRLARLEKQITEKEKEQFREKAGGKTINQVVHELLNAFDPDEIEEKAREKFDIAPHAFPTEEQLKNVQQDLIRKAADTFTGELNTFIEDVRKVHEQIIDNINIDRVEYAGWDKQSRENAGEIIQEFKSFLEAHREEMIALQIFYNQPYRRRELTFKMLKEVLDVLKSQKPHLAPLRVWQAYEQLEKVNGHSPKNELIALVSLIRKVTGIDQVLTPYDKTVDQNFKRWVFGKHAGAAPKFNEEQMQWLRMIKEHVAASIHFEKEDLNLAPFDAHGGIGKMYELFGDEMNEIIEELNEALAV